The following proteins come from a genomic window of Thiothrix winogradskyi:
- a CDS encoding YkgJ family cysteine cluster protein codes for MPSAVAAVGICYDARFVGISGNRVNPNPCMTCGACCASFRVSFYWGETDAAPTGSVPAYLTEAIAPHHVAMLGTNQAKPHCIALEGVVGECVSCTIYSLRSSTCREFTASWEYGEHNPTCDRARAKYGLAPLLPTVG; via the coding sequence TTATGATGCGCGATTCGTTGGCATTTCAGGAAATCGCGTGAACCCTAACCCTTGCATGACTTGCGGCGCGTGTTGCGCCAGTTTCCGCGTCTCGTTTTACTGGGGCGAAACCGACGCAGCCCCCACAGGCTCTGTACCTGCCTACCTGACCGAGGCGATTGCCCCGCACCACGTTGCTATGTTGGGCACGAACCAAGCTAAACCCCATTGCATCGCACTCGAAGGCGTGGTTGGTGAATGTGTCAGTTGCACTATTTACTCGCTACGCTCTTCGACGTGCCGAGAATTTACCGCTTCGTGGGAATACGGTGAACATAATCCTACCTGTGACCGCGCCCGCGCTAAGTACGGTTTAGCACCGCTGCTGCCGACTGTTGGCTGA